The proteins below come from a single Ochotona princeps isolate mOchPri1 chromosome 13, mOchPri1.hap1, whole genome shotgun sequence genomic window:
- the LOC131481759 gene encoding TBC1 domain family member 26-like — protein MQTGSRWRLGMVAVRARRDREQAATIAKYEQGHQGVALSEPEEEDDDSGRLFPDRLGFLHEKMLLQDSVLGTKQKQMETRRLQKWVKMLKNYTKYCDSKKFHRRCFKGIPSQVRGSIWMLMLDVNTKKAQNVGKYKAMKEQSRLQSTPFDQINWPVRGSFRNHVLFQERNGARQQALLDVLMAYTVYNPEVGCGQGLSHLVALLLMWLSEEDTFWALVQLMENKKYAMSVFPYCPVCGNL, from the exons ATGCAGACTGGTTCGCGATGGAG ATTGGGCATGGTCGCTGTGAGGGCCCGACGGGACCGTGAGCAAGCAGCGACAATTGCCAAATATGAGCAG GGCCACCAAGGTGTGGCTCTATCTGAGCCTGAAGAAGAGGATGATGACAGCGGCCGCCTCTTCCCAGACAGGCTTGGATTTCTACA TGAGAAGATGCTGCTTCAGGACAGTGTCCTGGGGACTAAG CAGAAACAGATGGAAACTCGGAGACTCCAAAAGTGGGTCAAAATGTTGAAGAATTATACCAAATATTGTGACAGCAAGAAG TTCCATCGGAGATGCTTCAAAGGAATCCCCAGCCAGGTGCGGGGAAGCATCTGGATGCTAATGCTTGATGTGAACACGAAGAAAGCCCAGAACGTGGGGAAGTACAAG GCAATGAAGGAGCAGTCCAGGCTGCAGTCAACGCCATTCGACCAGATCAACTGGCCTGTGCGAGGGAGCTTCCGAAATCACGTGCTGTTCCAAGAACGCAATGGAGCCAG GCAGCAGGCTTTGCTTGATGTTTTGATGGCCTACACCGTGTACAACCCT GAGGTGGGCTGTGGCCAAGGCCTGAGCCATCTAGTGGCGCTATTGCTGATGTGGCTGAGCGAGGAAGACACATTCTGGGCTCTGGTCCAGCTGATGGAGAACAAAAAATATGCGATGTCTG TCTTCCCTTACTGTCCTGTGTGTGGGAATCTCTAG